A genomic stretch from Musa acuminata AAA Group cultivar baxijiao unplaced genomic scaffold, Cavendish_Baxijiao_AAA HiC_scaffold_1138, whole genome shotgun sequence includes:
- the LOC103999724 gene encoding ABSCISIC ACID-INSENSITIVE 5-like protein 3 isoform X1 yields the protein MSMTMATQGVGGGQQSPIQSLARQGSLYSLTLNEVQSHLGEPLHSMNLDELLRSVIPCEDNQSAGPDDGGGTGVGCPGIRCEGSITMPRALSKKTVDEVWRHIQTGQKENSDGVADYGRQPTLGEMTLEDFLSKAGVVTEGSDQSRSNRIGNVGLDPRTQWLQQYHQHQQQQAQQSRMGAFVGQQVPQPLAVGIGTMLDSRYRDGEGANLSPLDPQTPRRKRGPSEDTTKKTVERKQKRMIKNRESAARSRARKQAYTNELENKVSRLEEENQRLRQQRELEAMIHYIPQPEPKHQLRRTSSAAF from the exons ATGAGCATGACAATGGCGACTCAGGGCGTTGGTGGAGGGCAGCAGTCACCGATCCAGAGCTTGGCCAGGCAAGGGTCCCTTTACAGCCTCACCCTCAATGAGGTCCAGAGCCACTTGGGTGAGCCCTTGCACAGCATGAACCTTGATGAGCTCCTCAGAAGTGTGATCCCGTGCGAGGATAATCAGTCTGCAGGCCCTGACGATGGCGGCGGCACTGGTGTAGGATGTCCAGGCATCCGGTGCGAGGGGAGTATCACCATGCCGCGTGCCCTGAGCAAGAAGACAGTCGACGAGGTGTGGAGGCACATCCAAACAGGGCAGAAGGAGAATAGTGATGGTGTTGCGGATTATGGAAGGCAGCCGACCCTAGGGGAAATGACTCTTGAGGACTTCTTGTCAAAAGCTGGGGTGGTCACGGAAGGATCTGATCAGAGTAGGAGCAATCGGATTGGCAATGTGGGTCTTGATCCAAGGACACAGTGGTTGCAGCAGTATCATCAGCATCAGCAGCAACAAGCTCAGCAGAGCAGAATGGGAGCTTTTGTGGGTCAACAGGTGCCACAACCTCTGGCTGTCGGCATTGGAACCATGTTGGACTCGAGGTACCGTGATGGTGAAGGAGCCAATTTGTCCCCACTTGATCCACAAACACCAAGGCGGAAGAGGGGGCCTTCGGAGGACACGACGAAGAAGACTGTCGAGAGGAAGCAGAAGAGAATGATCAAGAACCGTGAGTCAGCTGCCCGTTCACGAGCTAGGAAGCAG GCTTACACGAATGAGCTGGAGAACAAGGTCTCCAGACTTGAAGAAGAAAATCAGAGGTTGAGACAGCAAAGG
- the LOC103999724 gene encoding ABSCISIC ACID-INSENSITIVE 5-like protein 3 isoform X2, whose product MSMTMATQGVGGGQQSPIQSLARQGSLYSLTLNEVQSHLGEPLHSMNLDELLRSVIPCEDNQSAGPDDGGGTGVGCPGIRCEGSITMPRALSKKTVDEVWRHIQTGQKENSDGVADYGRQPTLGEMTLEDFLSKAGVVTEGSDQSRSNRIGNVGLDPRTQWLQQYHQHQQQQAQQSRMGAFVGQQVPQPLAVGIGTMLDSRYRDGEGANLSPLDPQTPRRKRGPSEDTTKKTVERKQKRMIKNRESAARSRARKQAYTNELENKVSRLEEENQRSWKL is encoded by the exons ATGAGCATGACAATGGCGACTCAGGGCGTTGGTGGAGGGCAGCAGTCACCGATCCAGAGCTTGGCCAGGCAAGGGTCCCTTTACAGCCTCACCCTCAATGAGGTCCAGAGCCACTTGGGTGAGCCCTTGCACAGCATGAACCTTGATGAGCTCCTCAGAAGTGTGATCCCGTGCGAGGATAATCAGTCTGCAGGCCCTGACGATGGCGGCGGCACTGGTGTAGGATGTCCAGGCATCCGGTGCGAGGGGAGTATCACCATGCCGCGTGCCCTGAGCAAGAAGACAGTCGACGAGGTGTGGAGGCACATCCAAACAGGGCAGAAGGAGAATAGTGATGGTGTTGCGGATTATGGAAGGCAGCCGACCCTAGGGGAAATGACTCTTGAGGACTTCTTGTCAAAAGCTGGGGTGGTCACGGAAGGATCTGATCAGAGTAGGAGCAATCGGATTGGCAATGTGGGTCTTGATCCAAGGACACAGTGGTTGCAGCAGTATCATCAGCATCAGCAGCAACAAGCTCAGCAGAGCAGAATGGGAGCTTTTGTGGGTCAACAGGTGCCACAACCTCTGGCTGTCGGCATTGGAACCATGTTGGACTCGAGGTACCGTGATGGTGAAGGAGCCAATTTGTCCCCACTTGATCCACAAACACCAAGGCGGAAGAGGGGGCCTTCGGAGGACACGACGAAGAAGACTGTCGAGAGGAAGCAGAAGAGAATGATCAAGAACCGTGAGTCAGCTGCCCGTTCACGAGCTAGGAAGCAG GCTTACACGAATGAGCTGGAGAACAAGGTCTCCAGACTTGAAGAAGAAAATCAGAG
- the LOC103999725 gene encoding uncharacterized protein LOC103999725 codes for MRRFFSLRSSTSNSGNSNTAAPAPNNQKKNVKVPACDGVPNASQSPKETVLKPCNRYLDDEDLLKSLNHRRSLSFSSATTNYGMEEKFLSDFSRSPSNCRNTLNHVDNCPIHCQLSTPERASRKKRGDLAAVQYSRDVEFDSSGSRENCSSGNSSCGSPVPLRCRASHMSTSNKTEFHDFYIDGEPQVKFNQDHTSHSSGTEVDGCLADKNVLPCPVRPPRVQYMKPMSPTYDKENFRSYSFRETNHLQHCSTQDWAKDDIKLASPSRKTRRNAEKLFHAFAGKFLKPQDYDSRTTTTIDDVNDDFSDAQPSLTSNGFSEMHDSEITSSCEDVKDCCTEELTGFQRHKCSLRNAIMDVKVDNIFNTRLQEEETDEELQRKVKELEEKLKLLSEENPEMMKYRSKSSNLTAMLQIIQNINEDRKILALELSSQIRSRLLERFSAKERFKQSKAELDTRTRRLEKEKNEIQSSLERELDRRSNDWSLKLAKFQSEEQRLRERVRELAEQNVALQREISSLKANEVEAQGRMLNSDRQMNELTACLEDVRTKNHDLHQSLSELQDRYSGSEEDRDCLRRCYKEKEKENKELQEVVVKLQRVCSEQEKSISGLRRGYSDDLCKKVIEEGDNISRLQMEQLRLTGVEQMLRKEVESCRLEMESLRHENISLLDRLQGTHNGYGHSFIKLDRQLHARVDHLQTQGLSLLDKNSCYLGDLLEFIKRRWYQQDTSMDFDGFSVDEYILKYQSLKRGIENFRRNLQTILTTLDEKSNLDSLLCHVQTIEDGKPRQLKSQVSEDEMLLNLRAEAILSRVLKENLCSRELEYEQLQADFATSVRARGILQTANQRLQDELSCLTHKMKDLELQILKKDETISQLHQEMQFSMRDLTSVQSVLQNVSQEKEQMWEEVKQLRKTNMLLENEVCCLRKKIETLDEDILLKEGQISILKDSMEQFVLE; via the exons ATGAGAAGGTTCTTTTCACTAAGATCGTCTACATCTAATAGTGGAAATAGCAACACAGCTGCTCCTGCACCAAACAACCAAAAGAAGAATGTGAAAGTTCCAGCTTGCGATGGTGTTCCTAATGCCTCTCAATCTCCCAAGGAAACTGTTCTTAAACCGTGCAACCGGTACCTGGATGATGAAGATTTACTGAAGTCACTTAATCATCGACGGAGCCTCTCATTTTCCTCTGCCACCACCAACTATGGTATGGAAGAAAAATTCTTGAGTGACTTCAGCAGATCACCATCCAATTGTCGCAACACACTAAATCATGTTGACAACTGTCCTATTCA CTGTCAATTGTCAACACCAGAAAGAGCTTCGAGAAAAAAGAGAGGAGATCTGGCTGCCGTCCAATATTCACGTGATGTAGAGTTTGATTCTTCAGGCTCAAGAGAAAATTGTTCATCAGGAAATTCATCATGCGGTTCCCCTGTTCCATTAAGATGCAGAGCAAGTCATATGAGTACTTCAAACAAAACTGAATTTCATGATTTCTACATTGATGGAGAGCCTCAAGTTAAATTCAATCAAGATCATACTAGCCACTCATCTGGCACTGAAGTTGATGGTTGTTTAGCAGACAAAAATGTGCTCCCATGTCCAGTAAGGCCACCCAGAGTTCAGTACATGAAACCAATGTCACCTACCTACGATAAAGAAAACTTCAGGAGCTACTCATTTAGGGAGACAAATCATCTCCAACATTGTTCTACTCAAGATTGGGCAAAAGATGATATTAAGCTAGCATCCCCTTCCAGAAAGACAAGAAGAAATGCTGAGAAACTATTCCATGCATTTGCTGGAAAATTTTTAAAACCACAAGATTATGACTCTAGAACAACTACGACCATAGATGATGTTAATGATGATTTCTCTGATGCACAACCGTCCTTGACCTCAAATGGCTTTTCTGAAATGCATGATTCTGAGATTACTTCTTCCTGTGAAGATGTAAAGGATTGTTGCACAGAGGAACTAACTGGTTTTCAAAGACATAAATGCTCACTTAGAAATGCAATAATGGATGTTAAGGTTGATAATATATTTAACACCAGGCTGCAGGAAGAAGAAACAGATGAGGAGTTACAAAGGAAGGTAAAAGAGTTGGAGGAGAAGCTCAAGCTCCTTTCTGAAGAAAACCCTGAAATGATGAAGTACAGGAGTAAAAGTTCAAACTTAACAGCAATGCTCCAAATTATTCAGAACATCAATGAAGACAGGAAAATTTTGGCACTTGAGCTCTCATCACAAATTAGATCCAGGCTTTTAGAGAGATTTTCAGCAAAAGAGAGATTTAAACAGTCTAAGGCAGAATTGGATACTAGAACAAGGCGTCTTGAGAAGGAGAAGAACGAGATACAATCGAGTTTAGAGAGAGAGTTGGACAGAAGGTCAAATGACTGGTCATTGAAGCTTGCTAAGTTTCAATCTGAAGAGCAGAGGCTACGTGAACGTGTAAGAGAACTTGCTGAGCAGAACGTGGCACTTCAAAGAGAGATTTCCTCACTCAAGGCTAATGAGGTAGAAGCTCAGGGCAGGATGCTGAACTCAGACAGGCAAATGAATGAGCTGACAGCTTGTTTGGAAGACGTGAGAACAAAGAACCATGATCTTCACCAGTCCTTATCCGAGTTGCAAGACAGATATAGTGGATCAGAAGAGGATCGAGATTGTCTCAGGAGATGCTACAAGGAAAAGGAGAAGGAGAATAAGGAACTGCAAGAAGTAGTTGTAAAGCTGCAAAGAGTATGCAGTGAACAAGAGAAATCAATTAGTGGATTGCGACGAGGATACAGTGATGATTTATGTAAGAAAGTAATAGAGGAAGGTGATAACATCAGTAGGTTACAAATGGAACAGTTACGATTAACAGGTGTCGAACAGATGCTGCGAAAGGAGGTTGAGTCCTGCAGGCTTGAAATGGAATCTCTTAGGCATGAGAACATCTCCCTCTTGGACCGTCTTCAAGGTACTCATAATGGTTATGGCCACTCATTTATCAAACTTGACCGACAACTCCATGCCCGAGTAGACCACTTGCAGACTCAGGGTTTGTCGCTGCTAGATAAGAATAGCTGCTATCTTGGTGATCTGTTAGAATTTATAAAACGCAGGTGGTATCAGCAGGACACTAGCATGGATTTTGATGGATTTTCAGTGGACGAGTACATTCTGAAGTATCAGAGTCTAAAGAGAGGGATTGAGAACTTCAGAAGAAACTTGCAAACTATATTGACAACATTAGATGAGAAGTCCAATCTAGACTCATTGCTATGTCATGTGCAAACTATAGAAGATGGTAAACCAAGGCAACTGAAGAGTCAGGTGTCAGAG GATGAAATGTTGTTAAACCTGAGGGCAGAAGCCATACTATCGAGAGTATTGAAAGAGAATCTGTGCTCCAGAGAATTGGAATACGAGCAATTACAAGCTGACTTTGCAACTTCAGTTAGGGCTCGTGGCATCCTGCAAACTGCTAACCAGAGACTGCAAGATGAACTTTCTTGTCTTACCCACAAGATGAAGGACTTGGAACTTCAG